A single region of the Chroococcidiopsis sp. TS-821 genome encodes:
- a CDS encoding heavy metal translocating P-type ATPase, with product MENATLKLRGMSCASCANNIEEAIRSVPGVEVCSVNFGAEQASVTYDPSKTDVAAIQEAVDAAGYAAQPMQDDVLAPEDDAERRERQAENRKLTRKVWVSGVVSAILVIGSLPVMTGLPIPFIPMWLHNPWFQLVLTTPVLFWAGSEFFVNAWKALKRHTATMDTLVAIGTGTAYLYSLFPTFFPQWFVNQGLSPDVYFEAAAVIIALILLGGLLQNRAKGQTSEAIRKLMGLQARTARVIRNGQEVDVPIAQVVLGDVVLVRPGEKIPVDGEIVDGSSTIDEAMVTGESIPVKKHPGDEVIGATINKTGSFKFRATRVGKDTFLAQIVKLVQQAQGSKAPIQRLADQVTGWFVPAVIAIAILTFILWYNIIGNVTIALITTVGVLIIACPALITTVGVLIIACPCALGLATPTSIMVGTGKGAENGILIKGAESLEMAHKLQTIVLDKTGTITQGKPTVTDFVTVNGTANRNELKLLQLAASVERNSEHPLAEAVVQYAQAQGVELADAREFEAIAGSGVQGYVSDRLQIHLPQAQQQSQMHLVQIGTHRWMNELGIDTSALQQQWERLEYLGKTVIWLAVDGKVEGIMGIADAVKSSSVNAIRTLQKLGLEVVMLTGDNRRTAEVIAREVGIERVFAEVRPDQKAATVEKIQSEGRIVAMVGDGINDAPALAQADVGMAIGTGTDVAIAASDITLISGDLQGIVTAIQLSRATIRNIKQNLFFAFIYNVAGIPIAAGILYPIFGWLLSPIIAGAAMAFSSVSVVTNALRLRNFQPKTRS from the coding sequence ATGGAAAACGCAACCTTAAAACTGCGAGGCATGAGTTGTGCCTCCTGTGCCAACAACATTGAAGAAGCAATTCGATCGGTTCCCGGTGTTGAAGTATGCAGCGTCAACTTCGGAGCCGAGCAAGCATCTGTCACCTACGATCCGAGTAAAACGGACGTAGCCGCGATTCAGGAAGCGGTTGATGCGGCAGGATATGCAGCTCAACCCATGCAAGATGATGTGCTTGCCCCCGAAGATGATGCGGAACGACGAGAACGACAAGCCGAGAACCGTAAGTTAACTCGTAAAGTCTGGGTCAGTGGTGTTGTCAGCGCCATTCTGGTAATTGGCTCACTGCCTGTTATGACAGGCTTACCCATTCCCTTTATCCCCATGTGGCTGCACAATCCCTGGTTCCAGCTCGTCCTCACAACTCCCGTATTGTTTTGGGCAGGAAGTGAATTCTTCGTCAATGCTTGGAAAGCCTTAAAACGCCATACCGCAACGATGGATACGCTGGTGGCGATCGGCACCGGAACCGCTTATCTTTACTCGCTATTTCCGACATTTTTCCCTCAGTGGTTCGTGAACCAGGGGCTGAGTCCGGATGTGTACTTTGAGGCGGCAGCCGTCATTATTGCCTTGATTCTGTTGGGAGGGTTGTTACAGAACCGGGCAAAGGGACAAACCTCTGAAGCCATTCGTAAGCTGATGGGGTTGCAGGCGAGAACCGCACGAGTGATTCGCAATGGGCAAGAAGTAGATGTGCCGATCGCACAAGTCGTGTTGGGAGATGTCGTCTTGGTACGTCCGGGTGAAAAGATTCCGGTGGATGGCGAGATTGTCGATGGCTCCTCCACCATTGATGAAGCGATGGTCACGGGAGAGAGTATTCCCGTTAAAAAACATCCGGGCGATGAAGTGATTGGCGCAACGATCAACAAAACAGGTAGCTTCAAATTCCGAGCAACGCGGGTGGGTAAAGATACTTTCTTAGCGCAAATTGTGAAGCTGGTGCAACAGGCACAGGGTTCCAAAGCTCCGATTCAGCGACTTGCCGATCAGGTGACGGGATGGTTTGTGCCTGCGGTGATTGCGATTGCTATTCTCACGTTCATCCTCTGGTACAACATCATCGGTAACGTTACAATAGCATTGATTACCACCGTTGGTGTACTAATTATTGCCTGTCCAGCATTGATTACCACCGTTGGTGTACTAATTATTGCCTGTCCCTGTGCGCTGGGATTAGCGACACCCACCTCGATCATGGTGGGTACGGGAAAAGGAGCCGAGAACGGCATCTTGATCAAAGGAGCAGAAAGCCTGGAAATGGCGCATAAGCTCCAAACGATCGTCCTTGATAAAACAGGGACAATCACGCAAGGAAAACCCACTGTTACCGATTTCGTCACAGTGAATGGTACAGCCAATCGCAACGAATTAAAATTACTGCAATTAGCTGCATCGGTGGAACGCAATTCCGAACATCCCCTTGCTGAGGCAGTTGTGCAATATGCCCAAGCTCAAGGTGTGGAATTAGCAGATGCGCGAGAATTTGAGGCGATCGCTGGAAGCGGCGTACAGGGATATGTATCAGACCGTTTGCAAATACATTTGCCTCAGGCACAGCAACAGAGCCAAATGCATTTGGTGCAAATTGGTACGCATCGTTGGATGAACGAGTTGGGCATTGATACGAGTGCTTTGCAGCAACAGTGGGAACGATTGGAATACTTGGGCAAAACCGTCATTTGGCTTGCCGTAGATGGCAAAGTTGAGGGCATTATGGGGATTGCCGATGCCGTTAAATCCTCTTCGGTTAATGCAATCCGCACCTTGCAAAAATTAGGCTTAGAAGTGGTGATGCTGACTGGAGACAACCGTCGTACCGCCGAAGTGATTGCGCGGGAAGTGGGGATTGAACGAGTGTTTGCAGAAGTGCGTCCCGATCAAAAAGCGGCAACCGTAGAAAAAATCCAATCAGAAGGCAGAATTGTGGCAATGGTGGGAGATGGTATTAACGATGCGCCTGCTCTCGCTCAAGCGGATGTCGGGATGGCAATTGGCACGGGAACGGATGTGGCGATCGCGGCCAGTGATATCACGCTGATCTCTGGGGATTTGCAAGGCATCGTGACTGCAATTCAACTTTCTCGCGCCACCATTCGCAACATTAAACAAAACCTATTCTTTGCCTTCATCTACAACGTGGCAGGCATTCCGATCGCGGCTGGCATTCTCTACCCGATCTTCGGTTGGTTGCTCAGTCCAATTATTGCGGGTGCAGCAATGGCATTCAGTTCAGTGTCGGTTGTGACGAATGCGCTACGTCTGCGGAACTTTCAACCTAAAACACGGAGTTAG
- a CDS encoding heavy-metal-associated domain-containing protein — MTLQLTVPNMACSACGETITNAVKAVDPVATVQADPKTKLVNIETQQSETAIKQAITDAGYTVA, encoded by the coding sequence ATGACCTTACAGCTTACTGTTCCCAATATGGCTTGTTCCGCTTGTGGAGAAACCATCACGAACGCTGTCAAAGCTGTTGATCCGGTGGCAACGGTACAAGCTGATCCTAAAACCAAGTTGGTCAATATTGAAACGCAGCAGTCTGAAACGGCAATCAAACAAGCCATTACTGATGCGGGTTATACCGTCGCATAA